One region of Salvia miltiorrhiza cultivar Shanhuang (shh) chromosome 3, IMPLAD_Smil_shh, whole genome shotgun sequence genomic DNA includes:
- the LOC131017241 gene encoding uncharacterized protein LOC131017241 gives MAPQYQHDRARDIWRRCLASAFRTALACTIVGVATLYGPAYINKQVAFPAFSYVTVILVVTDATLGDALRGCWLALYATALGVFPGIVSLWLIGPGRLTTTTTSAAVAASAFFVALPEGTHLIAKRIALGQIVLLYVVAFINGGHTQPVMHPLHIATSTALGVGACVVALLLPFPSLAYRQVRGNSKLYIDNASERLKLFIKAFSAEDKASPKALISQAKSLNKPANKLLHCIRSKQESMQWEREPIKFLKAYKKKPAQPLQGLETILRGMENALENCSEFPVAPMNTQLKHDLPCLEQQILHRVKNLASQNSVADDGGGSGEKDHNKFLQTLQPASMNLKDFPSLFFVFCLKLLLHSNPSANSDHDQKQTANASEKETKSLMLKLWEKRTVVINRGRLMPALKCALSLGFAVFFGLIYSKENGFWSGLPVAISLASSREATFKVANIKAQGTVLGTVYGVIGCYVFESYVKIRFVSLLPWFIFSCFLRQSRMYGQAGGVSAAIGALLILGRKNFGSPSDFAILRIVETFIGLSCSIMVDILLQPTRASVLAKLQLSASLRSLHEAVEAVSLDCEPGRLRLEEGLRKLRLDVSELGKYIEEGEAEPNFWFLPFHGACYGRLRVSLLKMVDFLHFGSHAIRFVEQESRDMDSKVWREAAMKMEADLKVFKDAVCCGVKCFEEVVLVKSIAGLGEEYEKGRSGLDLEMGKSGRWSGRDEDEMRKSAASFLRHVDGCDGVEEVIKNGVGLSLGALVYCMDGVLRESKEIEKGIKEIVQWENPSTQVDLHNIVCKLRALKKSVTI, from the exons ATGGCCCCACAATACCAACACGACCGCGCCAGAGACATATGGCGGCGCTGCCTCGCCTCCGCCTTCCGCACGGCGCTGGCGTGCACCATCGTGGGCGTCGCCACCCTCTACGGCCCGGCCTACATCAACAAGCAGGTGGCCTTCCCGGCCTTCTCCTACGTGACGGTGATCCTCGTCGTCACCGACGCCACGCTGGGCGACGCCCTGCGCGGCTGCTGGCTGGCGCTCTACGCCACCGCGCTCGGGGTCTTCCCGGGAATCGTGAGCCTCTGGCTCATCGGCCCGGGGAGGCTCacgaccaccaccacctccgcgGCCGTGGCCGCCAGCGCCTTCTTCGTGGCCCTGCCGGAGGGGACCCACCTCATCGCAAAGCGCATCGCCCTCGGCCAGATCGTTCTCTTGTACGTCGTCGCCTTCATCAACGGCGGCCACACCCAGCCCGTCATGCACCCGCTCCACATCGCCACCAGCACCGCCCTCGGCGTGGGCGCGTGCGTCGTCGCCCTCCTTCTGCCCTTCCCCAGCCTCGCCTATCGGCAG GTGAGAGGAAACAGCAAGCTGTATATCGATAATGCATCGGAGAGATTGAAGCTGTTCATCAAGGCATTCTCTGCAGAAGACAAGGCATCACCCAAGGCATTGATCTCTCAAGCCAAATCTCTCAACAAGCCAGCAAATAAACTTCTCCATTGCATCAGATCCAAACAA GAAAGCATGCAATGGGAGAGAGAACCAATCAAGTTCCTAAAAGCATACAAGAAAAAACCAGCACAGCCATTGCAAGGCCTCGAGACAATCTTGAGAGGAATGGAAAATGCTCTCGAAAACTGCTCTGAATTCCCAGTCGCCCCAATGAACACCCAACTCAAACACGATCTACCCTGTTTGGAGCAGCAAATCTTGCATCGAGTCAAGAACTTGGCCTCACAGAACTCAGTCGCCGacgacggcggcggcagcggcgaaAAGGATCACAACAAGTTCCTCCAAACACTTCAGCCGGCATCCATGAATCTCAAGGACTTTCCCTCTTTGTTCTTCGTCTTCTGCCTCAAGCTCCTCCTCCACTCGAATCCATCTGCGAATTCCGATCACGACCAGAAACAAACGGCGAATGCATCGGAGAAAGAGACGAAGAGTTTGATGTTGAAGCTATGGGAGAAGAGGACCGTCGTGATCAACAGAGGGAGGCTAATGCCTGCTCTAAAATGTGCGCTCTCGTTGGGATTCGCGGTGTTTTTCGGGCTGATATACAGCAAGGAAAACGGGTTCTGGTCGGGGCTGCCGGTGGCGATCAGCCTGGCCTCGTCGAGGGAGGCAACGTTCAAGGTGGCAAACATCAAGGCGCAGGGCACGGTGCTCGGCACCGTGTACGGGGTGATAGGCTGCTACGTGTTCGAGAGCTACGTGAAGATAAGGTTCGTCTCCCTGCTGCCGTGGTTCATCTTCAGCTGCTTCCTGCGGCAGAGCAGGATGTACGGCCAGGCCGGCGGGGTCTCTGCGGCCATCGGGGCGCTGCTCATCTTGGGGAGGAAGAATTTCGGCAGCCCTAGCGATTTTGCTATTTTGAGGATAGTGGAGACCTTCATCGGGCTGTCATGCTCGATCATGGTGGATATCCTGCTGCAGCCCACCAGGGCTTCTGTCCTGGCGAAGCTGCAGCTCTCCGCGAGCCTGCGCTCGTTGCACGAGGCCGTGGAGGCCGTGAGCCTCGACTGCGAGCCCGGGAGGTTGAGGTTGGAGGAGGGGTTGAGGAAGCTGAGGTTGGACGTGAGTGAGCTTGGGAAGTACATTGAGGAAGGTGAGGCAGAGCCCAACTTCTGGTTCTTGCCCTTTCATGGTGCTTGCTATGGGAGGCTGAGGGTGTCTCTGTTGAAAATGGTGGATTTCTTGCATTTTGGGAGCCATGCGATTAGGTTTGTGGAGCAAGAATCTCGAGACATGGATAGTAAGGTGTGGAGAGAAGCTGCAATGAAGATGGAAGCTGATTTGAAGGTGTTTAAAGATGCTGTTTGCTGTGGGGTGAAGTGCTTTGAGGAGGTTGTTTTGGTAAAATCGATCGCGGGCCTCGGGGAGGAGTACGAGAAGGGGAGGAGCGGCCTTGATCTGGAGATGGGGAAGTCGGGGCGGTGGTCGGGGAGAGACGAGGACGAGATGAGGAAGAGCGCGGCGTCGTTTCTCCGACACGTGGATGGGTGTGATGGTGTGGAGGAGGTGATCAAGAATGGGGTGGGATTGAGTTTGGGTGCATTGGTTTATTGCATGGATGGAGTATTGAGAGAGAGCAAAGAGATTGAGAAGGGAATCAAAGAGATTGTACAGTGGGAGAATCCCTCAACACAAGTGGACCTGCATAACATTGTGTGTAAATTGCGTGCTTTAAAGAAAAGTGTAACCATATAA
- the LOC131017242 gene encoding uncharacterized protein LOC131017242 — MAAALQYLESLRNANPELSDWYAALSDLYQRKLWHQLTLKLEQFVVLAVFQHCWAKASTILANFLHIQLFISSKESLTKLRREQFMLLRCSLEFQGFLRLSPYAMDKVHAALLSVEAETPDLVAA, encoded by the exons ATGGCGGCGGCTCTGCAGTATTTGGAGTCGCTGCGCAATGCGAACCCGGAGCTTTCCGATTGGTACGCCGCGCTTTCGGATCTCTACCAGCGTAAGCTATGGCACCAGCTCACCCTCAAGCTCGAGCAATTCGTCGTCCTCGCCGTATTTCAG CATTGTTGGGCAAAAGCATCTACAATTTTGGCGAACTTCTTGCACATCCAGTT GTTTATCTCATCCAAGGAATCATTGACCAAGTTGAGGAGGGAACAGTTTATGCTTCTTAGGTGCAGCCTAGAGTTTCAGGGATTCCTCAGATTAAGTCCTTACGCGATGGATAAAGTACACGCTGCCTTGCTATCGGTCGAGGCAGAAACACCAGATCTCGTTGCAGCTTAG